One stretch of Rhizoctonia solani chromosome 8, complete sequence DNA includes these proteins:
- a CDS encoding glutathione S-transferase, which yields MITCDELGIKYELIVVDLTKDEQKAPDFVETMHPFAAVPVFVDEDGTQLFESRAICRYLVAKYGRDSGLVPDPHDLKETALFEQAASIEYSTFDPHARALTFQRVFAKLLGIEPDEAVAQKSINALNSKMEGYERILSKQRYLAGDNYTLADLLHVGYGKYVYDVHPEIFYSKPNVKRWWDDITSRETCAAWNAFRLD from the exons ATGATAACATGTGACGAACTGGGAATCAAATATGAGCTCATCGTGGTTGACCTTACAAAAGACGAGCAAAAAGCACCTGACTTTGTCGAGACAATGCATCCTTTTGCTGCTGTCCCCGTATTCGTG GACGAGGATGGCACCCAGCTTTTTGAGTCTCGGGCTATATGCCGCTACCTTGTAGCAAAATACGGACGAGACTCAGGGTTGGTTCCCGATCCACACGACCTGAAAGAGACTGCATTGTTTGAGCAAGCCGCAAGTATCGAGTATTCGACATTTGACCCTCACGCTCGAGCTCTCACATTCCAGCGTGTTTTTGCAAA GTTGCTCGGCATAGAGCCGGATGAAGCAGTTGCCCAAAAATCCATCAATGCGCTGAACTCCAAAATGGAAGGGTATGAAAGAATTTTGTCCAAGCAGAGATATCTTGCAGGCGAC AACTATACACTCGCAGACTTGCTCCATGTTGGCTATGGAAAATATGTCTACGATGTCCACCCCGAAATATTTTACTCCAAGCCTAATGTGAAGAGATGGTGGGATGATATTACTTCCCGGGAGACTTGTGCAGCATGGAATGCGTTCCGGCTGGACTAA
- a CDS encoding polygalacturonase, with protein sequence MRLILASVAALLAGVCQAQHVGRVGPAVPAASKMFECNVLNYGAKADNATDIGPAIKSAFSNCVVKNPNSRLIVPKGNYLLSSTVLLNGASNWAFQLDGLITVDYSGYVSGAVSGNALVFQRMNEFELYSSNGQGQFLPPSGPVGDLSQGQGYFYRLRPNQDGRSGWPRLLRVHISTNFSVHDIKLVDAPSFHLVVGEAVNAEVYRITIRGGNQGGLDGVDISGTNYHVHHVEVTNRDECICVKSPSKQATIENIRCNQSGGSTIGSLKDGSVIENILFQNIENYQVTNAFMLKTYPGGTSPGYVKNVVLRNFTNIDVTYNAYITQYWQNSFVAGASNVQLSNITFSDWRGSLNHGANRGAIVMVGSDTNPPVNINVKNFNFWTLNGNRVIDRCSSTYGASSGSCIKSLPAKATPTQYATVSATATAAPAGWVKPSAPWGIPAYDLYKPIPVPTSTFY encoded by the exons ATGCGCTTGATACTTGCCTCTGTAGCCGCACTTCTGGCCGGTGTCTGTCAGGCGCAGCATGTGGGCCGCGTCGGACCTGCTGTACCTGCTGCATCCAAGATGTTCGAGTGCAACGTACT CAATTATGGCGCCAAGGCCGATAATGCTACCGACATTGGTCCAGCGATCAAAAGCGCCTTTAGCAATTGCGTAGTCAAGAACCCAAATTCGCGCCTCATTGTTCCAAAG GGAAACTACCTTCTGTCTAGTACTGTTCTCTTGAATGGGGCAAGCAATTGGGCATTCCAACTCGATGGTCTCATCACTGTTGACTACTCTGGTTACGTCTCGGGCGCCGTGTCCGGGAACGCACTCGTGTTCCAACGTATGAATGAGTTTGAATTATATTCGAGCAACGGCCAAG GGCAATTTCTCCCACCCTCTGGTCCCGTTGGCGATCTTAGTCAAG gacaaggataCTTCTATCGCCTACGCCCCAACCAGGACGGCCGCTCTGGATGGCCGCGTCTCTTGCGCGTCCACATCTCTACTAACTTCTCCGTGCATGATATCAAACTTGTCGACGCCCCCTCTTTCCACTTGGTTGTGGGCGAAGCCGTCAACGCCGAGGTTTATCGCATCACTATTCGCGGAGGGAACCAAGGCGGGTTGGATGGCGTTGATATTTCTGGGACCAACTACCACGTGCACCATGTCGAGGTCACTAACCG TgatgagtgcatatgtgtcaaGAGTCCGTCGAAACAGGCTACCATCGAGAACATCCGATGCAACCAGAGCGGTGGATCGACTATCGGATCATTGAAGGATGGAAGCGTGATCGAAAATATTCTGTTCCAAAATATCGAGAATTATCAG GTCACGAACGCCTTCATGTTAAAGACTTACCCCGGAGGCACTTCCCCTGGATATGTCAAGAACGTTGTGCTTCGCAACTTTACAAACATTGATGTTACGT ACAACGCATATATCACCCAATACTGGCAGAACAGTTTTGTCGCGGGAGCCTCAAACGTCCAACTTTCTAACATTACTTTCTCCGACTGGCGAGGAAGTTTGAACCATGGTGCAAATCGCGGGGCCATTGTGATGGTCGGAAGCGATACGAACCCTCCGGTTAACATTAACGTAAAGAACTTTAACTTTTGGACGCTCAATGGGAATAGGGTGATCGACCGCTGCAGTAGCACTTA TGGTGCCAGTAGTGGCTCTTGTATCAAATCGCTCCCTGCGAAGGCGACTCCGACACAATATGCTACTGTTAGTGCCACGGCCACAGCCGCTCCGGCTGGATGGGTTAAACCGAGCGCGCCTTGGGGTATCCCTGCATATG ACTTATACAAGCCGATCCCAGTTCCTACGTCCACCTTTTATTAA
- a CDS encoding tyrosinase: MKLASLLSVTALALGAFAADSDADSFARGGNKCRQPAKRKEWRTISRKDRKAFIDAVKCLQKPYEYGKTSDLSPKGDTPGIPAYNSKSSYFDDLVYAHMDSNNKDHFTAPLEVFLPWHRWYLHTFHDALKQRCGYKGVLPYWNWSLDVANMTSAPVFDADPETGLGTFGTPLTDGAFKNSYRAYPTPHVINRTYTPYPFRTDTFPFNFPDRELAAPNVLAPDNINAIINGSVGNYTDFAFKIDGVRAQGPHNAAHLMMPGDISHPLWSPNDALFYLHHANIDCIWAKWQSANKKNKGAYGGGLTQDLANFDTYPVGAPPAAEKSNELPTVGLTRPVKISEVFETASDYLCYVCEE; encoded by the exons ATGAAGCTCGCCAGCCTACTTTCTGTCACCGCTCTTGCGTTGGGTGCATTCGCTGCCGACTCGGACGCCGACTCCTTTGCGAGGGGTGGCAACAAATGTCGTCAGCCTGCCAAACGCAAGGAATGGAGGACCATTTCTCGCAAGGACAGGAAGGCATTCATAGATGCTGTCAAG TGTCTTCAAAAGCCATACGAATACGGAAAGACGAGTGACCTTTCACCTAAAGGGGATACCCCAGGCATACCAGCCTACAACTCGAAGTCCTCATACTTTGACGATCTTGTATACGCACACATGGATTCTAACAACAAGGATCACTTTACAGCGC CGCTCGAAGTATTTTTACCCTGGCACAGGTGGTACTTGCATACTTTCCACGATGCTTTGAAGCAGCGATGTGGATACAAGGGCGTGTTGCCGTACTGGAATTGGTCCTTAG ACGTGGCCAATATGACTTCCGCTCCAGTATTTGATGCTGATCCCGAAACCGGGCTGGGAACGTTTGGGACGCCATTGACCGATGGTGCATTCAAGAATTCCTATCGAGCGTACCCTACACCGCATGTCATCAATCGCACCTATACCCCTTAC CCATTCAGAACCGATACCTTCCCGTTCAACTTTCCTGATCGTGAGCTGGCCGCGCCCAATGTTCTCGCACCAGACAACATCAACGCAATAATCAATGGCTCTGTGGGGAACTATACAGATTTTGCTTTTAAGATTGATGGAGTGCGCGCACAAGGTCCACACAACGCCGCCCACTTGATGATGCCCGG TGATATTTCGCATCCGTTATGGTCGCCAAATGATGCGTTATTCTACTTGCATCATGCA AACATTGACTGCATTTGGGCAAAGTGGCAGAGTGCGaacaagaagaacaagggAGCCTATGGAGGAGGGCTGACACAGGATCTCGCTAATTTCGATACATACCCTGTTGGCGCTCCTCCTGCCGCAGAAAAGTCGAATGAGCTACCCACCGTGGGATTGACCCGTCCAGTAAAGATCTCGGAGGTCTTTGAAACGGCCAGCGACTATCTATGCTACGTATGCGAGGAGTAG
- a CDS encoding RTA1-like protein: MFFSKSRFVSLFVGVVLQSVYVLAQSDSTTKETPLKYTPNKTAAIIAGSLYMLTAGAMCIWGTRYWGRYMLSMIIGSACYAGGLYLRLIVGEDMGSVMKYATMNLIILLSPCGFIAGVYMLLGRLAIHLDATDFLLIRPNILTKVFVISDVLTFFMQAAGGGMTAGDDANMRNIGGKVFLVGLVAQLISFLGYTLIFGIFVYRLWTLRRNEWNSRPHGIMSHWLALVVAMALSCQNIIVRSVFRVIENAQGRNGIFATQEQYFYMMDVVVLWVAVSVFMVTWPPKYLTGYAAMAGKRGSNSHVELMSTSSRF, from the exons ATGTTTTTCTCTAAATCTCGTTTTGTTTCTTTGTTTGTTGGGGTGGTTTTGCAGAGTGTATACGTATTAGCTCAGTCCGATTCTACCACGAAGGAGACCC CCCTCAAGTACACACCCAATAAAACAGCCGCTATAATCGCAGGGTCACTATACATGCTTACAGCCGGTGCGATGTGCATTTGGGGAACACGGTACTGGGGCCGGTACATGCTTTCCATGATCATAGGCTCAGCATGCTACGCTGGGGGCCTGTACCTTCGTCTCA TCGTGGGAGAAGACATGGGAAGCGTGATGAAATACGCTACTATGAACTTGATCATCCTACTTTCACCCTGTGGATTCATTGCTGGTGTTTATATGCTCCTTGGACGACTTGCGATCCACCTCGACGCGACCGACTTTTTGCTTATTAGGCCGAACATTCTGACCAAAGTCTTTGTG ATTTCTGATGTCTTGACATTTTTCATGCAAGCTGCCGGAGGAGGTATGACAGCCGGCGACGATGCGAACATGAGGAATATTGGCGGCAAA GTCTTCCTCGTTGGTCTAGTTGCCCAGTTGATTTCTTTCCTGGGATACACGCTCATCTTTGGCATCTTTGTGTACCGCCTCTGGACTCTGCGTCGCAACGAATGGAACTCGCGTCCTCATGGAATCATGAGTCATTGGTTGGCTCTGGTCGTTGCGATGGCCCTGAGCTGTCAAAATATCATT GTCCGCTCGGTATTTCGTGTAATCGAGAACGCGCAGGGACGTAATGGAATTTTCGCCACCCAGGAGCAATACTTTTACATGATGGATGTTGTAGTCCTTTGGGTCGCCGTCAG CGTGTTCATGGTAACCTGGCCACCAAAATATCTCACCGGTTACGCTGCCATGGCCGGAAAGAGAGGCAGCAACAGTCACGTCGAATTGATGTCCACCTCATCGAGGTTTTAA
- a CDS encoding Serine carboxypeptidase, whose translation MRLPLGGIILALATQAVAFPSERVLGQGAQQGLVLDDVQFEHFSHSAIPDYKLRIKEPRLCDPTVKQYSGYLDVAESKHLFFWFFEARNNPETAPIVIWLNGGPGCTSAMGLFFALGPCSIEKGGNGTTVNDWSWNNNANLLFIDQPAGVGYSYNTGPEVTDSFVAAEDMWSFLQLFYKRFGQYAGELHVAGESYAGTYVPHIVNAIWKNNRKLGKSDELVKVNLTSILIGNGLTNPSYQLPVLYDWWCGKGKWPVYDQDSEVCKQLARDIPVCQRLLKSCEDYGSDIVCGTAGLFCFDRTLARAAESGLNPYDARMKCGRTEDSECYDASRWIPMYLNRPEIRRQLGGHPDVLFTSCNITVHKSFIRSGDAARNSALLLPDLINDGVRMLIYVGDADLLCPGTGQILWMEHLGTMFQQKFIDSPATDFRTHNRTAGFVRSTGGNKEAGRIAYVELFEAGHMAPHDQPDAALDMFNRWIWNKPLSGEK comes from the exons ATGAGGTTGCCACTAGGAGGAATCATACTCGCGCTGGCGACACAAGCTGTCGCGTTTCCTTCCGAGAGGGTGCTTGGCCAAGGAGCTCAGCAAGGCTTAGTCTTAGATGATGTCCAGT TTGAGCATTTTTCTCATTCGGCCATACCGGACTACAAGctcaggatcaaggagccCAGGCTATGCGACCCTACCGTTAAGCAGTATAGTGGCTATCTCGATGTCGCAGAAAGTAAACACCTATTCTTTTG GTTTTTCGAGGCTCGAAACAATCCAGAGACGGCACCAATTGTCATTTGGCTAAATGGAGGGCCGGGATGCACAAGCGCTATGGGCCTTTTCTTCGCTCTCGGTCCTTGCTCGATCGAAAAAGGTGGAAATGGCACGACAGTAAATGATTGGTCGTGGAACAACAATGCGAACCTGTTGTTCATTGATC AACCCGCTGGAGTCGGATACTCGTACAACACTGGACCCGAAGTCACCGACTCGTTCGTTGCGGCCGAAGATATGTGGTCGTTCCTCCAACTATTCTACAAGCGGTTCGGCCAGTACGCAGGTGAACTGCACGTCGCTGGAGAATCGTATGCCGGAACATACGTTCCACATATCGTCAATGCGATTTGGAAAAACAACCGAAAACTTGGAAAGAGCGACGAGTTGGTCAAGGTGAATTTGACGAGTATTTTGATTGGTAACG GTTTGACGAATCCATCGTATCAACTCCCAGTGTTGTATGATTGGTGGTGTGGAAAAGGCAAATGGCCCGTGTATGACCAGGATAGCGAGGTATGCAAACAGCTCGCCAGGGATATTCCAGTCTGTCAGCGTCTCCTAAAG TCGTGTGAAGACTACGGTTCTGACATTGTGTGCGGCACGGCTGGGTTGTTCTGTTTCGACCGAACACTTGCTCGGGCTGCG GAGTCTGGTTTAAATCCTTATGATGCGAGGATGAAGTGTGGTCGTACAGAGGATTCGGAATGCTATGACGCCAGCAGGTGGATTCCGATGTATCTCAATAGGCCAGAGATAAGGAGACAGCTTGGTGGGCACCCTGATGTCTTATTTACAT CTTGCAACATAACCGTGCACAAGAGCTTTATCAGGTCTGGAGATGCTGCGCGGAATTCTGCACTTTTATTACCCGACTTGATTAATGACGGAGTTCGGATGTTAATCTACGTTGGAGATGCCG ATCTGTTGTGTCCTGGGACA GGTCAAATTCTTTGGATGGAACACCTTGGCACTATGTTCCAACAAAAATTCATAGACTCCCCTGCTACAGATTTCCGAACGCACAATCGCACTGCTGGGTTCGTCCGTTCAACTGGCGGGAACAAAGAAGCTGGTCGCATAGCCTATGTTGAGTTATTCGAAGCTGGGCACATGGCTCCGCATGACCAACCCGACGCAGCACTTGACATGTTTAATCG TTGGATCTGGAACAAGCCACTGTCTGGAGAGAAGTAG
- a CDS encoding tyrosinase: protein MKLSSFLTSLLFSITVVVSEETPLEVTPLVQNAQCEKPAERREWRTLDRSERKAFIDAVKCLGELPHNPKLTPVGATPDIPSMNLSSSYFDDFVYVHIDSNIKDHFTALFLPWHRWFLHTFHTALKDKCAYGGVMPYWNWSLDVGNITNSPIFDADPESGLGTFGTSADDKWEVKDGAFGTTIRAYPVPHVVSRKFNPRPFDNHVFPFGFNAPEMHATQPFAPEAMENIVEGSTGNFTDFAYKIDGVTAQGPHNAAHLMMGGDMGNLLWSPNDPLFYLHHAHIDCIWEKWQDRRPENAMAFGGGLTQDVENYHLYPVGAPPAANFSSLLPTEGLSPPAQVSDMMSTKRSNLCYKCIW, encoded by the exons ATGAAGCTCTCATCCTTCTTGACTTCACTCTTATTCTCTATCACTGTCGTTGTTTCCGAGGAAACGCCCCTGGAAGTTACTCCTCTAGTCCAAAACGCACAGTGCGAGAAACCAGCAGAACGTAGGGAATGGCGAACACTAGATCGATCGGAGAGAAAGGCTTTCATCGATGCTGTCAAG TGCCTTGGAGAACTCCCTCATAACCCAAAACTGACACCAGTCGGAGCAACGCCTGATATTCCCTCGATGAACTTATCGTCGTCATATTTCGACGACTTTGTCTACGTACACATAGATTCAAACATCAAGGACCACTTCACTGCCC TGTTCTTACCCTGGCATCGGTGGTTCTTGCATACATTTCACACGGCACTGAAAGATAAATGCGCGTATGGTGGGGTGATGCCATATTGGAACTGGTCATTGG ATGTGGGAAATATCACAAACTCTCCTATCTTCGATGCCGATCCGGAGTCTGGACTCGGAACGTTCGGAACCTCGGCGGACGACAAGTGGGAAGTCAAAGATGGTGCTTTCGGTACCACCATACGAGCCTACCCCGTACCCCACGTTGTCAGCCGAAAGTTCAATCCACGC CCATTCGATAATCACGTGTTCCCGTTCGGGTTTAATGCTCCTGAAATGCATGCCACCCAACCATTTGCTCCAGAGGCGATGGAGAACATTGTGGAAGGCTCGACAGGAAACTTTACTGATTTTGCATACAAGATTGATGGCGTCACTGCCCAAGGCCCACACAACGCCGCTCATTTGATGATGGGAGG TGATATGGGGAACCTGCTCTGGTCGCCCAATGACCCACTCTTCTATCTACACCATGCA CACATTGACTGTATCTGGGAGAAATGGCAAGACCGTCGCCCGGAAAATGCTATGGCGTTTGGCGGAGGGCTTACCCAAGATGTTGAAAACTACCACCTATACCCTGTTGGCGCTCCTCCTGCTGCCAATTTCTCCTCCCTGCTCCCCACAGAAGGCCTCAGTCCTCCTGCTCAGGTTTCTGATATGATGTCAACCAAGAGGAGCAATCTTTGCTACAAATGCATATGGTAA
- a CDS encoding CDP-alcohol phosphatidyltransferase, whose protein sequence is MGLFEGYVPEHALENLKKYKYSGVDKSLLSNYVLNPFWNQFVKIWPRTIAPNTITFLGLCLVLTNFATLLYYDAAYLTEKAGASGPPQWVYFTWAAGLFWYQSFDAIDGKQARRTGMAGPLGQMFDHGCDALNTTLEVILACRALNLGRSWWPISSQIATLANFYLTTWEEFHTGTLYLGYFSGPVEGIIMIVGLYILTGAYGPSTWDRPVTDFLPGVLNVKGLVGDLKVNETLMVLGAVGLIGNIAASYMNVLKSCRKNNESPITPLVRLIPFIVSTALHILWLAAPLTPSSHLTSNPITPADSTVDPHKGFTAVQIAPGKDLLLHSPAFVPFLCMWGLQFAHQVGRIILAHVTHQPFPMFDAGWIWATISLVDAWSWRLFGRAPVLHSNPLLFILISLGASFLAYGRFCIAVINDITNYLGIACFTVRKKDEHGEWKDAVKKEE, encoded by the exons ATGGGGCTCTTTGAAGGCTACGTGCCCGAGCATGCTCTTGAAAATCTCAAGAAATACAAATACTCTGGCGTCGACAA ATCACTGCTGAGCAATTACGTTCTCAATCCGTTCTGGAACCAGTTTGTAAAGATTTGGCCGAGGACCATTGCACCTAATACT ATTACTTTCCTTGGGCTTTGTCTCGTGTTGACCAACTTTGCCACCTTGCTCTACTATGACGCTGCGTACTTGACAGAAAAGGCAGGTGCTAGTGGTCCACCGCAGTGGGTCTACTTTAC CTGGGCTGCGGGTCTCTTCTGGTATCAGTCCTTTGATGCCATTGACGG CAAGCAAGCTCGCCGAACGGGCATGGCAGGGCCTCTAGGCCAGATGTTCGACCACGGGTGTGACGCATTGAATACAACA CTCGAAGTGATTCTCGCTTGTCGCGCGCTTAACCTCGGTCGATCTTGGTGGCCCATTTCTTCTCAAATCGCTACGCTCGCCAATTTCTACCTCACCACATGGGAAGAATTTCATACCGGAACCTTGTATTTGGGATACTTCTCTGGTCCAGTGGAGGGTATTATTATGATTGTTGGTTTGTACATATTGACTGGGGCCTACG GACCCTCGACTTGGGATCGCCCGGTAACGGACTTCCTCCCAGGAGTGCTCAATGTGAAAGGATTGGTTGGCGATTTGAAAGTAAATGAGACGCTGATGGTCCTGGGGGCCGTTGGGCTGATAGGAAACATTGCAGCATC GTACATGAATGTTTTAAAGTCGTGCCGCAAAAATAACGAATCCCCAATTACCCCTCTCGTTCGACTCATTCCCTTCATCGTTTCCACTGCCCTCCACATCCTTTGGCTCGCTGCCCCTCTCACACCTTCCTCTCACCTCACTTCGAATCCTATTACCCCGGCGGATAGTACCGTAGACCCGCACAAGGGATTCACCGCAGTTCAAATTGCGCCAGGAAAGGATCTACTATTACACAGTCCTGCATTTGTTCCGTTCTTGTGCATGTGGGGGTTGCAGTTTGCCCACCAGGTTGGGCGAATAATCTTGGCGCATGTGACGCACCAGCCGTTCCCTATGTTTGATGCAGGATGGATTTGGGCCACCATAAGTCTAGTGGATGCGTGGAGCTGGAGATTGTTTGGTCG GGCCCCTGTTCTGCACTCGAATCCTCTCTTATTTATTTTAATCTCTCTTGGGGCCTCTTTCTTGGCCTATGGCAGGTTCTGTATTGCTGTGATTAACGACATCACAAACTATCTTGGCATCGCATGCTTCACGGTTAGGAAGAAAGACGAGCACGGGGAGTGGAAGGATGCTGTTAAAAAGGAGGAGTGA
- a CDS encoding Pumilio-family RNA binding repeat: MPSPSSMNSSVWPSSLDPNPRRREWGTSASIWAPQNASFDPFASDSSWSPSQPLFGPTKSDPIKSSDAESPEHITMMLRNLGITPSPRPSAATPGDGPASPSTPPTLSPTTQIMSLGSNSTIHTPTPTRVIEPPLFSSTFTDPPSHTLFSSITDTPTARRISMSSASDEVFVSGPQARRNTTTSRPPRMTTIGGPVPHSHERVMSWMQRQNLASTQSSPALAPLSQLPPRQDWVPITGPAPMPVAGTNPPTSHGWNIPRAMGAGVWNAQSQPPQSRQTVGFTGRDDRKITEASLHEPVNFLRLLQPTSQPPYGLFVTRIVKNSDQQASIFLQQKLKAATSEEARKPIVDAIVEQGIDMMMNRFGNWAVQRCLESPCSPKERKRVADVMRGRVIELATNCYGTHVVQKALDCAETIRMMVVSEMLQGDLATTLMNKHASHVWTKIMELSWSDPAPPIFDYVNRAMQGRWVDLARHETGSLIVQHAFENLEDSDKADCVREVLDSIDVLATDQWGSWVVQHLLENGTESDRAQAVSALVQHIPTLALDPQGIKVIEKAIKSGGPSSVEIVARRLSEPAKSGRRPIIVDLALGAMGSQLISMLLPMLNKNMWSVLHESVKGHIVTLKGSKSGSRIVWLFERTKAQHNTN; encoded by the exons ATGCCTTCTCCATCCAGCATGAATTCGTCTGTGTGGCCTTCGTCACTCGACCCAAACCCGCGTCGGCGTGAATGGGGTACGTCGGCGTCGATTTGGGCGCCTCAAAACGCGTCATTTGACCCATTCGCTTCCGATTCGAGCTGGAGCCCATCCCAGCCGCTCTTTGGGCCTACGAAAAGCGATCCTATCAAGTCG TCCGACGCCGAGTCTCCAGAGCATATTACTATGATGCTTCGGAATCTGGGCATCACTCCCTCTCCCCGACCGAGTGCCGCTACTCCCGGCGATGGGCCTGCTAGTCCCTCGACACCTCCAACGCTAAGCCCGACTACTCAGATCATGTCCCTTGGATCCAACTCGACGATTCACACGCCTACTCCGACTCGCGTTATCGAACCACCACTCTTTTCATCGACGTTTACCGATCCTCCATCTCATACCCTATTCTCATCAATTACAGATACCCCGACGGCTAGGCGTATTAGTATGTCCAGCGCTTCTGACGAAGTCTTCGTTTCTGGTCCCCAAGCACGCCGTAATACTACAACAAGCCGTCCCCCACGGATGACTACCATTGGAGGTCCTGTTCCGCATTCTCATGAGCGTGTCATGAGCTGGATGCAACGCCAGAACTTGGCTTCGACTCAGAGCTCACCCGCCCTTGCTCCGCTTAGCCAGTTGCCGCCGAGACAAGATTGGGTACCGATCACAGGGCCTGCTCCGATGCCGGTCGCGGGTACCAACCCACCAACGTCACATGGGTGGAATATTCCTCGCGCTATGGGAGCTGGAGTGTGGAATGCCCAGTCGCAGCCCCCTCAATCCCGTCAGACCGTAGGGTTCACCGGACGCGAT GATCGTAAGATCACCGAAGCTTCTCTTCATGAG CCTGTCAACTTTTTGCGTTTACTTCAACCCACTTCTCAGCCCCCTTATGGGCTATTTGTCACACGTATCGTCAAAAATTCGGATCAGCAAGCAAGTATTTTCCTCCAACAAAAACTCAAGGCCGCGACTTCTGAAGAGGCACGCAAGCCAATCGTTGATGCGATCGTGGAGCAAGGGATCGACATGATG ATGAACCGGTTTGGAAATTGGGCGGTTCAAAGGTGCCTTGAATCCCCTTGCTCTCCCAAGGAGCGTAAGCGTGTTGCGGATGTCATGAG GGGTCGGGTTATTGAGCTGGCGACTAATTGCTATGGGACACATGTCGTTCAAAAGGCACTTGATTGTGCGGAGACTATTCGG ATGATGGTCGTCTCTGAGATGCTTCAAGGGGATTTGGCTACGACTTTAATGAATAAGCACGCTAGTCATGTTTGGACCAAGATTATGGAG TTATCATGGTCTGATCCTGCACCTCCAATCTTCGACTA TGTGAACAGAGCCATGCAAGGTCGTTGGGTCGACTTGGCTCGCCATGAGACTGG ATCACTCATAGTTCAGCATGCGTTTGAGAACTTGGAGGACTCGGACAAGGCCGATTGCGTTAGGGAAGTATTGGATAGTATCGATGTGTTGGCGACCGACCAGTGGGGAA GTTGGGTTGTTCAACATT TACTAGAAAACGGAACCGAAAGCGATCGCGCCCAGGCCGTTAGCGCCCTTGTTCAACACATCCCGACGCTCGCTCTTGACCCTCAAGGCATTAAGGTTATTGAAAAAGCAATCAAGTCGGGTGGTCCATCTTCTGTGGAGATTGTGGCTAGACGGTTGAGTGAGCCTGCCAAAAG CGGCCGTCGTCCAATAATTGTCGACTTGGCCCTTGGTGCTATGGGCAGCCAACTCATTAGTATGTTGTTGCCAATGCTAAACAAGAACATGTGGTCCGTGCTCCATGAATCA GTCAAGGGGCATATTGTTACTCTAAAAGGTTCAAAATCGGGCTCCAGGATCGTTTGGCTCTTTGAACGCACT AAAGCTCAGCATAATACGAACTAG